The DNA window CGAGCTGACCCGGCACAGCGACAGCATCCGGCTCGACCGGAAGCTGTGGGCGCGCATCAAGCAGGTCACCACCTCCGACCCGGAGGAGGCGTGGCTGCTGCAGAAGTACCGCGAGGACTTCATCAGGGCCGGCGCCGACCTGTCGGAGACCGAGCAGGCCCGGCTGCGCGAGCTCAACGAGGAGCTGTCGCGGCTGTCCACCGAGTTCGCGCAGGCGCTGCTCAAGGCGGCCACCGAGGCCGCGCTGGTGGTCGAGGACCCGGCCGACCTGGACGGCTTCGACCAGGCCAGGATCGACTCGCTGCGCCAGGACGACGGCACGTACGCGCTGCCGCTGCTCAACTTCACCGCCCAGCCCGCGCTCTCCCAGCTCACGAACCGCGACGTGCGCCGCCGCCTGTTCGAGCTGAGCGTCGGCCGCGCGCCGGGCAACTTCGCGATCGCGGCCAGGATGGCGGCGCTGCGCGCCGAGCGGGCGGCGCTGCTGGGCTTCGCCGACCACGCCTCCTACGTGGTGGCCGACCAGACGGCCAAGACCGTCGAGGCGGTCGAGGAGATGCTCGGCCAGCTCGTCGGCCCGGCCGTGCGCAATGCCGGGCGGGAGGCCGCCGAGCTGGCCGGGCAGGCCGGGTTCCCGATCGAGCCGTGGGACTGGCCCTACTACTCCGAGCAGGTGCGCAAGGCCCGCTACGACTTCGACGACAGCGCGATGCGGCCGTACTTCGAGCTGGAGCGGGTCTACCGCGACGGCGTCTTCTTCGCGGCCGGCAAGCTGTACGGCGTCACCTTCGCGGAACGGTCCGACCTGTCCGGCTACCACCCGGACGTGAAGGTGTTCGAGGTGTTCGAGGAGGACGGCTCGGCGCTCGGGCTGTTCCTGCTGGACCCGTACGCGCGGGCGAACAAGCGCGGCGGGGCGTGGATGAACAACCTGGTGGACCAGTCGCTGCTGTTCGGGCTGCGGCCGGTGGTGCTGAACAACCTCAACGTCACCAAGCCCGCCTCGGGGCCGACGCTGCTCACCTACGACGAGGTCACCACCGCCTTCCACGAGTTCGGGCACGCCCTGCACGGCCTGTTCTCGCAGGTGCGCTTCCCGCGCGTGTCCGGCACCTCCGTGCCGCGCGACTTCGTCGAGTACCCCTCGCAGGTCAACGAGATGTGGGTGACCTGGCCCGAGGTGCTGGCCAACTACGCCAGGCACCACGAGACGGGCGAGCCGATGCCGGCCGAGCTGGTGGACAAGCTGACCGCGGCCGAGACGTTCAACCAGGGCTTCAAGACCGTCGAGTATCTCGGCGCCACGCTGCTCGACTGGGCCTGGCACCGGCTCGCGCCCGGCCAGGAGGTGGCGGACGCCGAGGCGTTCGAGGCGGCGGCGCTGGAGCGGGCCGGGATCGCCGTGCCGCAGGTCCGGCCGCGCTACCGGACCAACTACTTCGCGCACATCTTCGCCAGCGGCTACAGCGCCGGCTACTACTCCTACATCTGGAGCGAG is part of the Nonomuraea coxensis DSM 45129 genome and encodes:
- a CDS encoding M3 family metallopeptidase; translated protein: MAENPFFAPSALPYELPPFAEIREEHYLPAFRRGMAEHLAEVEAIAGSAEPPTFDNTIAALERSGRVLDRTATAFFTIASSNSGDGIMEIEKEISPELTRHSDSIRLDRKLWARIKQVTTSDPEEAWLLQKYREDFIRAGADLSETEQARLRELNEELSRLSTEFAQALLKAATEAALVVEDPADLDGFDQARIDSLRQDDGTYALPLLNFTAQPALSQLTNRDVRRRLFELSVGRAPGNFAIAARMAALRAERAALLGFADHASYVVADQTAKTVEAVEEMLGQLVGPAVRNAGREAAELAGQAGFPIEPWDWPYYSEQVRKARYDFDDSAMRPYFELERVYRDGVFFAAGKLYGVTFAERSDLSGYHPDVKVFEVFEEDGSALGLFLLDPYARANKRGGAWMNNLVDQSLLFGLRPVVLNNLNVTKPASGPTLLTYDEVTTAFHEFGHALHGLFSQVRFPRVSGTSVPRDFVEYPSQVNEMWVTWPEVLANYARHHETGEPMPAELVDKLTAAETFNQGFKTVEYLGATLLDWAWHRLAPGQEVADAEAFEAAALERAGIAVPQVRPRYRTNYFAHIFASGYSAGYYSYIWSEVLDAESVEWFKEKGGLRRENGEHFRRELLSRGGSLDPLTAFRNFRGREPSIEPLLKRRGLD